AAAAACGATGAACTATAAAAGATAAACGCGATCGAAAGACCCAACTGGAGAAGCCAGTGGTACAAGAAGGCTGAATTGGGTGACGATCTTTTCTTTAACGTAGAATTATTACTCTCACAATCTTCTAACCCATGTCTTAGCTAACAATATTTACAACAATTAAACACTCACTTCTCCTAGATATTagtgatttattttcaccaGCAAACATGCACGACACGGTATCAATTTTCTACGCCAACCGATATCACGAATCACAAGGAAAGGGAAATAGTCACACATAATCCACTATCCGATTCATTTCTTCTCGGGAAATACTGCCTCGTAAGCGGATTTTGCCAACCCCGATACGCTGTCTTTAAGTTCGCCCAAATTGGACGGGATGGTTGGCAATTCCAGTTGCTTATCACCTGGCTTTACGCCATACACGAAGTTGTACCCTATCGTGGCATACTTTTTCGCCTCAACCAGTCCATGCTGTGCGTACATGTCCGCTTCCTGTGGGTAACAGATGGACGCTACACCACCAGCACCGATCGAAGTATAGATGACACGCTTGAAGAAGCCTCCACGCAGACCAAAGATTAGACCAGCCAAACCTCCGATCGCGATCGCTCCTACACGTGGCATGGTGTTGTCTTCCTGATGGAGATAATCGTGAACAACTGCAGCGCACAAATGTATAAACAGTTATATTactaaacatttcaattaagCAAAATTATTTCGGTGTACTTAcactttgtttgcttcttgccTTCTTCgtacagatcgacgatttgtttcttttgatcATCCACCAGCTTGGAAGCTTCCTGCACCTGTATACGGATGGTTCGGAATCCTTCTTCGAGCATGGACGCTGGTCCGGTAGATTCGATTTTACGATGTTGACATTCACAGTCAATTTTCTGATTTAGCGATCGATAAAGTGGTAGTTCAGAAGGTTTGCAAACCATTTTGCTTGGTTCTTCCTTGGATTTCGGTTTGTCTGCACCGGTGCTGACGTTCACGGCCACCGCGCCAAGCAGCACGGGCGTTACCTTTGTGCTGGCCGAACGTAACATCTTCAACAGTGCTACTAAAAGCAATAATTTAGTTAATAATACAACAAATATCAATAGAATACATTGCTTACCTTAAAAACTTATGtaatttttcgttgtttttcgtttttgtcaATCCGGAGTGTTGATGCAAAGCATATGACAGTTTGACAGAtcggaaagcaacaacaacaacaacaacaacaacaacaaaaagcattcCATTCCCAAATAACAATGTCAATTACATTCGCACTAGCACCATCTATTGTTCGGCGTCGGTACTAAACGAATGGCAAAAATGTGCGAATCaagatacatttttatttttaaaacttgtatTTCAGAAATGCAGCCTTCATAGCTTCCGAACAtagaaaaaagtaaatcaaacaaactatACAGACTGATATGCAATCTATCGATGTAATTTATGTGATGCAAGGATTGTAGTCCAACATGGATGTTGAAAATAATCAGCTATCATCACTGCAATTGTGATTCAcgatttcaatttctttttttcgttttaagaAAATGTTATTCGTTCCAATCTATTAATTTATACCAAAAATTTCTATGCAAGCGAAACGACCACTGTGAAAATTTATAGTGagaattgtaataaatttcacaCTTTGTTATACACATGTTAGGAGTGATGATACATAATATCTCCAAAACTCTGCGTGTAGCGTATCATTGAGGGAAAAAGgataatatttattcaatttctttttgtgtttaaattgttatatttatttgtttcggaCTTGTATATTATGTATGATACAAACACGCACATTTTCaaggatttaatttaattaatttatttatttactgtttactttatttttttaatacacgCATTGATTACTGTTAACAAATTACTACAAATTTCCTTCAAAAGTAACGTATTTTTCGAGCGTTTGTATAACTTTTATCTTATCTTCCACGCTGATTTCAACTGCGCATGAATATGGAGCAAACACAATCGATTTTCTCGGCGGCTCCACCGTGCTCCCCATTGCAAAACGTTCGCATTAATAGTGTAGGCAGTCTGCCGATGGCACATTGTTAAACTCTTGCAAATGGTGAGATTTTGCACAAGGAAAAGTTCAGTTCGTATGGAAAAAGTGCAGGAAAGTGCATCTGCTGAAAAAGTAATACCCTTAAATTACCACCATAAATCAGTGGAACCAGTAGAACTGATTGGTTTTCTGTTACAGAACTCGTGTAAAACAACCCCATTTGCATGTCGACCAGGGACAATTGTTTGACGCCACGGATATGAAGGTCATCCGCGGACGCTTTATTCCAGGGAAGTAGTTTAGCTGTTGAACATCCGTTCAGGATACTCCGAGACCGCATTCTTGCGTTTGTGTGCCATTTTTGTCCAAtctaacaaattaattttatttcagcAACCGAATAGTTCTTCTTGCGCCAgagtatgtgtatgtgtgtatgtgtacgtgtgaATGAGATTGTGTGCTTTAACATGAATACATCTATGCGGGACGGGACTGAAAAGCATTTCTGCGAATGTAAAGGGGAAAACACTAACATTCTTGTTCTACTGTACTTAATCCTTCCACAAAACCACCTTATAGCAAAGTTCCTTCGCTTGTTGGCTACCGCTCCAGAAGCGCATCCATATGGACGAGACTGGCTGGACCATCCTGCGTATTCTGTCGCAGCGCAATAACGACGAAATAGCGAAAGAATTCGTCAAGCTAAAGTCGGAAGCACGGCAGGAGATTGCGGCTCAGGggtaaaaaaggcaaaagttaaacaaatatGTCAGTGTTGCGTGGAccgaaaacataataattcGTTATTTACTATTCGTGAATATAagacaaaaggaaaaagaaaaacaaaaccaaaaattaccaaaaaaaaaacagaacacacacacacaaactattCAACTTACATCAACCTAGAACCTATCAAAGCAAAATACTAAAAGAGTAAGAAGTATGGCGTAAGTAGCTATGGAAGAAGtgagacaaacaaacaatagatGGATTACCGAATGCAATTCTTACGGAATGTATCGATCAGGTGACGTGAAGAGGGTTAGGAGACATTGAGAGAACGCTAAGCGAAAGATGTTAAGTCAGCAGTAAAACTATACACGTAACTAATCTTTATCTCTCGACTATACTTCTATTCCTACGATCGTACCAtcactgtgtgtgtatgtgtgtgtatatccCAACCGCAAATTGTATTGTCGTCATAGTTAtacaaagaaaccaaaaaaaaacaagtaactCGTCGTCTATAGGAGTGTCTCTTGGTGGCAGGACGTTGGCATCCGGACCGACGGAGGTTCCGTCCGTTCCGTTTTGGTTGGTAAATCCTGCCCAGTTTGGCCCA
This region of Anopheles marshallii chromosome 2, idAnoMarsDA_429_01, whole genome shotgun sequence genomic DNA includes:
- the LOC128707572 gene encoding MICOS complex subunit MIC27 gives rise to the protein MLRSASTKVTPVLLGAVAVNVSTGADKPKSKEEPSKMVCKPSELPLYRSLNQKIDCECQHRKIESTGPASMLEEGFRTIRIQVQEASKLVDDQKKQIVDLYEEGKKQTKFVHDYLHQEDNTMPRVGAIAIGGLAGLIFGLRGGFFKRVIYTSIGAGGVASICYPQEADMYAQHGLVEAKKYATIGYNFVYGVKPGDKQLELPTIPSNLGELKDSVSGLAKSAYEAVFPEKK